The Populus alba chromosome 4, ASM523922v2, whole genome shotgun sequence genome contains a region encoding:
- the LOC118040489 gene encoding zinc finger CCCH domain-containing protein 39 isoform X3, producing the protein MSYPDSPVSFMASQASYQSGSDAIDVWPQFVMNNNEQFEQQQQHQPAYKRPRNSEDNSNQSMSSRVPPTNSLPVHKGTTNIFFKTRVCAKFKTGTCRNGENCNFAHGMQDLRQPPPNWKELVSVGVSSEEDRSAATNREDDLRIIHKMKLCKKFYNGEECPYGDRCNFLHEDPANFREDMGRFRESSAISIGTTDHLMGQGSGVLNAAEVNRPANTAVSDAPRSNLIKPVYWKTKLCTKWEMTGQCPFGEKCHFAHGLAELQVPGGRTEVEAGNAGSAVTKAPTPVLPNNMSPSMTVNVPSLVEEKGTKCLLKWKGQKKINRIYADWLDDLSLVHNSTNQVQS; encoded by the exons ATGAGTTACCCTGATTCCCCTGTTTCTTTTATGGCATCACAGGCCTCGTATCAATCAGGCAGTGATGCTATTGATGTGTGGCctcaatttgtaatgaataacAATGAGCAAtttgaacaacaacaacaacaccaaCCTGCTTATAAAAGACCTAGAAACTCTGAGGACAATTCCAACCAATCCATGAGTTCTAGGGTGCCACCAACAAACAGCCTTCCAGTCCACAAGGGAACaaccaacatctttttcaagACGAGAGTGTGTGCAAAGTTTAAGACTGGTACTTGTAGGAATGGTGAGAATTGCAATTTTGCTCATGGAATGCAAGATTTGAGGCAGCCCCCACCAAATTGGAAGGAACTAGTGAGTGTAGGTGTAAGTAGTGAAGAGGATAGGTCAGCAGCGACGAACCGGGAAGATGATCTGAGGATAATTCACAAGATGAAGTTGTGCAAGAAGTTTTATAATGGGGAGGAGTGTCCTTATGGGGATAGGTGTAATTTCCTTCACGAGGATCCAGCAAATTTCAGGGAGGACATGGGGAGGTTCAGGGAGAGTTCTGCAATAAGTATAGGGACTACAGACCACCTGATGGGCCAAGGAAGTGGCGTTTTAAATGCTGCTGAAGTTAACAGGCCTGCAAACACTGCTGTTTCGGATGCTCCtcgatcaaatttaataaagcCTGTTTATTGGAAGACAAAGTTGTGCACGAAGTGGGAGATGACAGGTCAATGCCCCTTTGGAGAGAAATGTCACTTTGCTCATGGGCTAGCAG AGTTGCAAGTTCCTGGTGGACGCACTGAGGTGGAAGCAGGAAATGCAGGCTCCGCTGTGACTAAAGCACCAACACCTGTTCTTCCTAATAACATGTCTCCAAGTATGACGGTGAATGTGCCTAGTTTAGTTGAAGAAAAGGGTACGAAATGTTTATTAAAGTGGAAAGGACAGAAGAAAATAAATCGGATTTATGCTGATTGGCTTGATGATCTGTCATTAGTGCACAACTCGACAAACCAGGTGCAGAGTTGA
- the LOC118040519 gene encoding probable amidase At4g34880: MSKYGQELLLAAEMTNGLGEEEMKVVKLMEQLSEEGFEKMMKENGLDAMLTLGVDVSTVLAIGGYPALTVPAGYDSKGKPFGICFGGLKGMEPKLIEVAYAFEQATLSRKSPLSFSLDLKQNPCLSKL, from the coding sequence ATGAGCAAGTATGGTCAGGAACTACTCCTTGCTGCGGAGATGACAAATGGGCTCGGAGAGGAAGAGATGAAGGTAGTGAAGTTAATGGAACAACTGTCAGAAGAAGGATTTGAAAAGATGATGAAAGAGAATGGCTTGGATGCCATGCTGACACTCGGTGTGGATGTTTCTACAGTGCTAGCTATTGGAGGGTACCCTGCACTTACAGTCCCAGCTGGGTACGACAGCAAGGGAAAGCCATTTGGGATCTGTTTTGGAGGATTAAAGGGAATGGAACCAAAGCTGATTGAGGTTGCTTATGCTTTTGAGCAGGCTACCCTGTCTCGCAAGTCtcctctctccttctctttgGACTTGAAACAAAATCCCTGTCTCtctaaattatga
- the LOC118040489 gene encoding zinc finger CCCH domain-containing protein 39 isoform X2 — protein sequence MSYPDSPVSFMASQASYQSGSDAIDVWPQFVMNNNEQFEQQQQHQPAYKRPRNSEDNSNQSMSSRVPPTNSLPVHKGTTNIFFKTRVCAKFKTGTCRNGENCNFAHGMQDLRQPPPNWKELVSVGVSSEEDRSAATNREDDLRIIHKMKLCKKFYNGEECPYGDRCNFLHEDPANFREDMGRFRESSAISIGTTDHLMGQGSGVLNAAEVNRPANTAVSDAPRSNLIKPVYWKTKLCTKWEMTGQCPFGEKCHFAHGLAELQVPGGRTEVEAGNAGSAVTKAPTPVLPNNMSPSMTVNVPSLVEEKGTKCLLKWKGQKKINRIYADWLDDLSLVHNSTNQVQNWN from the exons ATGAGTTACCCTGATTCCCCTGTTTCTTTTATGGCATCACAGGCCTCGTATCAATCAGGCAGTGATGCTATTGATGTGTGGCctcaatttgtaatgaataacAATGAGCAAtttgaacaacaacaacaacaccaaCCTGCTTATAAAAGACCTAGAAACTCTGAGGACAATTCCAACCAATCCATGAGTTCTAGGGTGCCACCAACAAACAGCCTTCCAGTCCACAAGGGAACaaccaacatctttttcaagACGAGAGTGTGTGCAAAGTTTAAGACTGGTACTTGTAGGAATGGTGAGAATTGCAATTTTGCTCATGGAATGCAAGATTTGAGGCAGCCCCCACCAAATTGGAAGGAACTAGTGAGTGTAGGTGTAAGTAGTGAAGAGGATAGGTCAGCAGCGACGAACCGGGAAGATGATCTGAGGATAATTCACAAGATGAAGTTGTGCAAGAAGTTTTATAATGGGGAGGAGTGTCCTTATGGGGATAGGTGTAATTTCCTTCACGAGGATCCAGCAAATTTCAGGGAGGACATGGGGAGGTTCAGGGAGAGTTCTGCAATAAGTATAGGGACTACAGACCACCTGATGGGCCAAGGAAGTGGCGTTTTAAATGCTGCTGAAGTTAACAGGCCTGCAAACACTGCTGTTTCGGATGCTCCtcgatcaaatttaataaagcCTGTTTATTGGAAGACAAAGTTGTGCACGAAGTGGGAGATGACAGGTCAATGCCCCTTTGGAGAGAAATGTCACTTTGCTCATGGGCTAGCAG AGTTGCAAGTTCCTGGTGGACGCACTGAGGTGGAAGCAGGAAATGCAGGCTCCGCTGTGACTAAAGCACCAACACCTGTTCTTCCTAATAACATGTCTCCAAGTATGACGGTGAATGTGCCTAGTTTAGTTGAAGAAAAGGGTACGAAATGTTTATTAAAGTGGAAAGGACAGAAGAAAATAAATCGGATTTATGCTGATTGGCTTGATGATCTGTCATTAGTGCACAACTCGACAAACCAGGTGCAGA ATTGGAACTAG
- the LOC118040489 gene encoding zinc finger CCCH domain-containing protein 39 isoform X1, with protein MSYPDSPVSFMASQASYQSGSDAIDVWPQFVMNNNEQFEQQQQHQPAYKRPRNSEDNSNQSMSSRVPPTNSLPVHKGTTNIFFKTRVCAKFKTGTCRNGENCNFAHGMQDLRQPPPNWKELVSVGVSSEEDRSAATNREDDLRIIHKMKLCKKFYNGEECPYGDRCNFLHEDPANFREDMGRFRESSAISIGTTDHLMGQGSGVLNAAEVNRPANTAVSDAPRSNLIKPVYWKTKLCTKWEMTGQCPFGEKCHFAHGLAELQVPGGRTEVEAGNAGSAVTKAPTPVLPNNMSPSMTVNVPSLVEEKGTKCLLKWKGQKKINRIYADWLDDLSLVHNSTNQIGTSHH; from the exons ATGAGTTACCCTGATTCCCCTGTTTCTTTTATGGCATCACAGGCCTCGTATCAATCAGGCAGTGATGCTATTGATGTGTGGCctcaatttgtaatgaataacAATGAGCAAtttgaacaacaacaacaacaccaaCCTGCTTATAAAAGACCTAGAAACTCTGAGGACAATTCCAACCAATCCATGAGTTCTAGGGTGCCACCAACAAACAGCCTTCCAGTCCACAAGGGAACaaccaacatctttttcaagACGAGAGTGTGTGCAAAGTTTAAGACTGGTACTTGTAGGAATGGTGAGAATTGCAATTTTGCTCATGGAATGCAAGATTTGAGGCAGCCCCCACCAAATTGGAAGGAACTAGTGAGTGTAGGTGTAAGTAGTGAAGAGGATAGGTCAGCAGCGACGAACCGGGAAGATGATCTGAGGATAATTCACAAGATGAAGTTGTGCAAGAAGTTTTATAATGGGGAGGAGTGTCCTTATGGGGATAGGTGTAATTTCCTTCACGAGGATCCAGCAAATTTCAGGGAGGACATGGGGAGGTTCAGGGAGAGTTCTGCAATAAGTATAGGGACTACAGACCACCTGATGGGCCAAGGAAGTGGCGTTTTAAATGCTGCTGAAGTTAACAGGCCTGCAAACACTGCTGTTTCGGATGCTCCtcgatcaaatttaataaagcCTGTTTATTGGAAGACAAAGTTGTGCACGAAGTGGGAGATGACAGGTCAATGCCCCTTTGGAGAGAAATGTCACTTTGCTCATGGGCTAGCAG AGTTGCAAGTTCCTGGTGGACGCACTGAGGTGGAAGCAGGAAATGCAGGCTCCGCTGTGACTAAAGCACCAACACCTGTTCTTCCTAATAACATGTCTCCAAGTATGACGGTGAATGTGCCTAGTTTAGTTGAAGAAAAGGGTACGAAATGTTTATTAAAGTGGAAAGGACAGAAGAAAATAAATCGGATTTATGCTGATTGGCTTGATGATCTGTCATTAGTGCACAACTCGACAAACCAG ATTGGAACTAGCCACCATTGA
- the LOC118040489 gene encoding zinc finger CCCH domain-containing protein 39 isoform X4, with translation MNNNEQFEQQQQHQPAYKRPRNSEDNSNQSMSSRVPPTNSLPVHKGTTNIFFKTRVCAKFKTGTCRNGENCNFAHGMQDLRQPPPNWKELVSVGVSSEEDRSAATNREDDLRIIHKMKLCKKFYNGEECPYGDRCNFLHEDPANFREDMGRFRESSAISIGTTDHLMGQGSGVLNAAEVNRPANTAVSDAPRSNLIKPVYWKTKLCTKWEMTGQCPFGEKCHFAHGLAELQVPGGRTEVEAGNAGSAVTKAPTPVLPNNMSPSMTVNVPSLVEEKGTKCLLKWKGQKKINRIYADWLDDLSLVHNSTNQVLELATIDSW, from the exons atgaataacAATGAGCAAtttgaacaacaacaacaacaccaaCCTGCTTATAAAAGACCTAGAAACTCTGAGGACAATTCCAACCAATCCATGAGTTCTAGGGTGCCACCAACAAACAGCCTTCCAGTCCACAAGGGAACaaccaacatctttttcaagACGAGAGTGTGTGCAAAGTTTAAGACTGGTACTTGTAGGAATGGTGAGAATTGCAATTTTGCTCATGGAATGCAAGATTTGAGGCAGCCCCCACCAAATTGGAAGGAACTAGTGAGTGTAGGTGTAAGTAGTGAAGAGGATAGGTCAGCAGCGACGAACCGGGAAGATGATCTGAGGATAATTCACAAGATGAAGTTGTGCAAGAAGTTTTATAATGGGGAGGAGTGTCCTTATGGGGATAGGTGTAATTTCCTTCACGAGGATCCAGCAAATTTCAGGGAGGACATGGGGAGGTTCAGGGAGAGTTCTGCAATAAGTATAGGGACTACAGACCACCTGATGGGCCAAGGAAGTGGCGTTTTAAATGCTGCTGAAGTTAACAGGCCTGCAAACACTGCTGTTTCGGATGCTCCtcgatcaaatttaataaagcCTGTTTATTGGAAGACAAAGTTGTGCACGAAGTGGGAGATGACAGGTCAATGCCCCTTTGGAGAGAAATGTCACTTTGCTCATGGGCTAGCAG AGTTGCAAGTTCCTGGTGGACGCACTGAGGTGGAAGCAGGAAATGCAGGCTCCGCTGTGACTAAAGCACCAACACCTGTTCTTCCTAATAACATGTCTCCAAGTATGACGGTGAATGTGCCTAGTTTAGTTGAAGAAAAGGGTACGAAATGTTTATTAAAGTGGAAAGGACAGAAGAAAATAAATCGGATTTATGCTGATTGGCTTGATGATCTGTCATTAGTGCACAACTCGACAAACCAGGT ATTGGAACTAGCCACCATTGATTCTTGGTAA